From the Selenomonas timonae genome, one window contains:
- a CDS encoding DUF512 domain-containing protein — MARMYPGIILRVLEGSIAEELGLVPRDKILAVNDMPLRDIIDFSFAMADEEIELLVEHANGEQELIAFDKDYDEDFGVEFEHAVFDGIRPCANHCYFCFVDMIAPDMRHSLSVKDDDYRLSFLYGNFVTLTNMGAADFSRIERYHLSPLYVSVQCTNPVLRAEMLRYKGAADILGQLAKLEAAGADYHTQVVLCYGLNDGEELERTIRDITARRPHALSLAIVPVGLTKHRSDSFPLVQFDREGAAHVIDQVEAWQERMRAEEGRTFIYLGDEFYFLAGREVPSAEMYDGFPQLDNGIGLTRNFIEEWVKAGAAMDEEDDEDDEARIAVVSGTAVAPVMEQLARELDPDARRIHVLPVVNEHFGATVNVSGLLTGHDIMQALNALTHEVDGVLIPASALREGEDVFLDDMSLDAMRESFPSVRIEPVATGRDYREALAAWGAYHRERPSGGYTWQSNAGYTKSAVS, encoded by the coding sequence ATGGCGAGAATGTATCCGGGCATTATCTTGCGCGTGCTGGAAGGGAGCATTGCCGAGGAACTGGGGCTTGTGCCGAGGGATAAGATCCTCGCGGTCAACGATATGCCGCTGCGCGACATCATTGATTTCAGTTTTGCAATGGCGGACGAGGAGATCGAGCTCCTCGTGGAGCATGCAAATGGGGAGCAGGAGCTGATTGCATTCGATAAGGATTACGATGAGGACTTCGGCGTGGAGTTCGAGCATGCTGTCTTTGACGGGATTCGCCCCTGCGCCAATCACTGCTATTTCTGCTTTGTTGATATGATTGCACCGGATATGCGCCACAGTCTCTCCGTCAAGGATGACGACTACCGTCTTTCTTTTCTCTACGGTAATTTTGTGACGCTGACGAATATGGGGGCGGCGGATTTTTCGCGTATAGAGCGCTATCATCTCTCTCCGCTCTACGTATCGGTTCAGTGCACAAATCCTGTGCTGCGTGCCGAGATGCTGCGCTATAAGGGCGCGGCGGATATCCTTGGACAGCTCGCAAAACTCGAGGCAGCGGGCGCGGACTATCATACGCAGGTGGTTCTCTGCTACGGGCTGAATGACGGGGAGGAGCTCGAACGCACAATTCGCGATATCACCGCGCGCCGTCCCCATGCCCTCTCACTTGCCATCGTGCCCGTCGGGCTCACGAAGCACCGCAGCGATTCCTTTCCGCTTGTCCAATTCGACCGAGAGGGCGCTGCGCACGTGATCGATCAGGTGGAAGCATGGCAGGAACGCATGCGTGCGGAGGAGGGGCGCACCTTCATCTATCTCGGCGATGAATTCTACTTCCTCGCGGGACGTGAGGTGCCGTCCGCAGAGATGTACGATGGATTCCCGCAGCTCGACAACGGAATCGGACTGACGCGCAATTTCATCGAGGAGTGGGTGAAGGCCGGCGCAGCGATGGATGAGGAGGATGATGAGGATGATGAGGCGCGCATTGCGGTCGTCAGCGGTACGGCAGTTGCGCCCGTGATGGAGCAGCTGGCGCGCGAGCTCGACCCTGATGCGCGGCGCATTCATGTTCTTCCTGTCGTGAATGAACATTTCGGTGCGACGGTCAATGTATCGGGGCTTCTGACGGGGCACGATATTATGCAGGCGCTGAACGCTCTCACGCATGAGGTGGATGGTGTACTGATTCCCGCGTCTGCGCTGCGTGAGGGCGAAGATGTCTTTCTCGACGATATGAGTCTCGACGCGATGAGGGAGTCCTTTCCCTCTGTCCGCATCGAGCCTGTGGCGACGGGGCGTGACTATCGGGAGGCGCTTGCGGCATGGGGCGCGTACCATCGCGAGCGCCCGAGCGGCGGCTATACGTGGCAGAGCAATGCGGGCTATACAAAGTCTGCGGTAAGCTAA
- the ispH gene encoding 4-hydroxy-3-methylbut-2-enyl diphosphate reductase translates to MEVILAEHLGFCYGVKRAIEIARQNASSDGSSSTLGPIIHNPQMVERLKNEGVGTVGSLNEMDDGLVIIRSHGVGPKVYEEAESRGLELVDATCPHVKKAQLSAKLLSEEGYTVVIVGEKDHPEVKSIFEWTGHGAHIIETEAEAEALPRIGKLGIVSQTTFSGDRFQSIVSCLLEKSREIKILRTICTATDLRQAAALELAEKVDAMLVIGGKNSANTTRLAQLCATKCKTYHIETVAELQDEWMNHVNKIGITAGASTPDWIIKEVYKQCQSRA, encoded by the coding sequence ATGGAGGTCATTTTAGCTGAACATCTGGGGTTCTGTTATGGCGTGAAGCGCGCCATTGAGATCGCCCGTCAGAATGCCTCTTCGGATGGCTCGTCCAGTACACTTGGTCCGATCATTCATAATCCACAGATGGTGGAGCGCCTCAAGAATGAGGGCGTTGGCACTGTCGGCTCACTCAACGAGATGGATGACGGCCTCGTCATCATCCGCTCGCACGGGGTGGGACCCAAGGTGTATGAGGAGGCGGAGTCACGCGGTTTAGAACTCGTGGACGCGACTTGTCCGCACGTCAAGAAGGCGCAGCTCTCTGCAAAACTGTTGTCCGAGGAAGGCTATACAGTTGTCATTGTCGGAGAGAAGGATCATCCGGAGGTCAAGAGTATCTTCGAATGGACGGGGCATGGTGCTCATATTATCGAGACAGAGGCGGAGGCAGAGGCACTGCCGCGCATCGGAAAGCTCGGGATTGTCTCACAGACAACATTCTCAGGCGATCGGTTTCAGAGCATTGTGTCCTGCCTTTTGGAAAAGTCGCGTGAGATCAAGATCCTACGCACCATATGCACGGCAACAGATCTGCGTCAGGCAGCAGCCTTGGAGCTGGCCGAGAAGGTTGACGCAATGCTTGTCATCGGCGGCAAGAACAGTGCGAATACGACGCGCCTTGCCCAGCTATGCGCAACAAAATGTAAAACATACCATATCGAAACTGTGGCAGAGCTGCAGGACGAATGGATGAATCATGTTAATAAAATTGGTATTACAGCCGGTGCATCTACACCGGACTGGATTATCAAGGAGGTTTATAAACAGTGTCAGAGCAGAGCATGA
- the rpsA gene encoding 30S ribosomal protein S1: MKELLEQEDMPDIQERTVVKGEVVQVSRDEAYIDIGYKQEIPVSKRELAVPAPDDARDVVKVGDVIDVYIKSLGGDNGGSLSKVEADKMAAWKVIEEIQEKGETVEAKIAKEVKGGLVAYVMGLRGFIPASQMELHFVKDLAVYVDQTVEAEIIEIDVQKRRLVLSRRKLLERDRAEKEEAVFSVIEPEQTVRGTVKRLVDYGAFIDIGGVDGLAHISDLAWHRVKHPSEVLEVGQELDVFVKSVDRDAKRISLSVKDTLPDPWVEKAEQYAEGDFIEGKIIKLTDFGAFMEIEPGFDGLIPMGELAEKRIERADEAVHTGDVVTVKVLRIDTKRKRISLSITKAKRDADAAEIKKYVDERQAEKAEASENTEGQVEAHLDWLK, encoded by the coding sequence ATGAAGGAACTTTTGGAACAGGAAGATATGCCCGATATCCAGGAGCGTACGGTTGTCAAAGGGGAAGTCGTTCAGGTATCCCGCGACGAGGCGTATATCGATATCGGCTACAAGCAGGAGATTCCTGTCTCTAAGAGGGAGCTTGCCGTTCCTGCGCCGGACGATGCACGCGATGTCGTGAAGGTCGGCGATGTGATCGATGTCTATATCAAGTCGCTTGGCGGCGACAACGGCGGCAGCCTGTCCAAGGTGGAAGCCGACAAGATGGCTGCATGGAAGGTCATCGAGGAGATTCAGGAGAAGGGCGAGACAGTCGAGGCAAAGATTGCGAAAGAAGTCAAGGGCGGACTCGTCGCCTACGTCATGGGGCTGCGCGGATTCATTCCAGCATCTCAGATGGAGCTGCACTTCGTCAAGGATCTCGCGGTCTATGTCGATCAGACGGTAGAGGCGGAGATCATCGAGATCGACGTTCAGAAGCGCCGTCTTGTGCTCTCGCGCCGCAAGCTTCTCGAGCGTGACCGCGCGGAGAAGGAAGAGGCTGTGTTCTCGGTCATCGAGCCGGAGCAGACTGTCCGCGGCACGGTCAAGCGCCTTGTCGACTACGGTGCATTCATCGATATCGGTGGCGTGGATGGTTTGGCGCATATCTCCGATCTCGCATGGCATCGTGTGAAGCATCCCTCTGAGGTGCTCGAGGTTGGGCAGGAGCTCGATGTCTTTGTCAAGAGCGTCGACCGCGATGCAAAGCGCATCTCCCTCTCGGTGAAGGATACGCTTCCGGATCCGTGGGTGGAGAAGGCGGAGCAGTACGCCGAGGGCGACTTCATCGAAGGCAAGATCATCAAGCTGACGGACTTTGGTGCGTTCATGGAGATCGAGCCGGGCTTTGACGGTCTCATTCCGATGGGCGAACTTGCCGAGAAGCGCATTGAGCGTGCCGATGAGGCTGTTCATACGGGCGATGTTGTGACGGTTAAGGTTCTCCGCATCGACACGAAGCGCAAGCGCATTTCGCTTTCGATCACCAAGGCGAAGCGTGACGCAGATGCGGCAGAGATCAAGAAGTATGTCGATGAGCGTCAGGCAGAGAAGGCGGAAGCCAGCGAAAATACAGAGGGACAGGTCGAGGCTCACCTCGATTGGCTGAAGTAA
- the plsY gene encoding glycerol-3-phosphate 1-O-acyltransferase PlsY translates to MTDYILTAILAYLIGSIPSGLILGKLFWHTDLREHGSHNIGATNAWRTLGKGPGIAVFIADSLKGQAGVALGIFLVGTPLAAVIGGLFAIIGHSFSLFLRFRGGKGVATSLGVLTMLMGNVTFIVFVVWFTIVYMTRYVSLGSVVAGFLTPILAALYGYPMEYVLFTVIAAILVIVRHRENIKRLMNGTENKI, encoded by the coding sequence ATGACGGACTATATTCTCACGGCAATTCTCGCCTATCTGATCGGCTCGATTCCGAGCGGGCTGATTCTTGGAAAGCTCTTCTGGCATACGGATTTGCGGGAGCACGGCAGCCATAATATTGGTGCAACGAATGCATGGCGGACATTGGGGAAGGGACCCGGCATCGCCGTCTTCATTGCAGACAGCCTCAAGGGGCAGGCAGGTGTTGCACTGGGGATTTTCCTTGTCGGGACGCCGCTTGCGGCGGTCATCGGTGGGCTCTTTGCGATCATCGGGCACAGCTTTTCTCTTTTCCTGCGGTTTCGCGGGGGAAAGGGCGTTGCGACATCGCTCGGCGTTCTGACAATGCTGATGGGAAATGTGACATTCATTGTATTTGTCGTTTGGTTTACGATTGTCTATATGACACGCTATGTTTCACTCGGCTCGGTGGTCGCGGGTTTTCTTACACCGATTCTTGCGGCGCTCTACGGCTATCCGATGGAATATGTGCTGTTTACCGTGATTGCTGCGATTCTTGTCATCGTCCGACATCGTGAGAACATCAAGCGCCTGATGAACGGGACAGAGAATAAGATTTAG
- the der gene encoding ribosome biogenesis GTPase Der yields MSKPIVAVVGRPNVGKSTLFNQIGKKRVSIVDDMPGVTRDRIYMDAEWLNHEFTIIDTGGIEFDESDHILRSMRSQAELAMEEADVILFLVDGRAGLTSSDEEVARLLRRTKKPVILAVNKIDSFDRESLIYDFYALGLGDPIPISASNAMNLGDLLDAIVAAFPEEISDGAESDEIAIAVVGRPNVGKSSLVNRLLGEERVIVSDVPGTTRDAIDTHFTRDGVKYLLIDTAGMRRKGKITLPVERYSVMRSLRAIDRAGVVLMVINAAEGILEQDTKIAGYVHESGKGVIIVVNKWDIFPEKHDKSTLRFTDDLREKLGFLQYAPVLYTSALTGQRVERVTELVKYVAEQQSMRIKTSVLNELIRDAVSVNPPPTKKGKQLKILFVTQVGIAPPTFIVFVNDPELMHFSYLRFIENRLRESFGFEGTPLRLVVRARKEEE; encoded by the coding sequence ATGAGCAAGCCTATTGTGGCGGTCGTCGGACGGCCGAATGTCGGCAAATCGACGCTGTTCAATCAGATTGGCAAGAAGCGCGTTTCAATTGTCGATGATATGCCGGGGGTAACGCGCGACCGCATCTATATGGATGCGGAGTGGTTGAATCACGAGTTTACAATTATTGATACGGGGGGCATCGAGTTCGACGAGAGCGACCACATTCTCCGCTCGATGCGCAGTCAGGCAGAGCTGGCGATGGAGGAGGCGGATGTCATCCTCTTCCTCGTCGACGGACGTGCGGGGCTGACCTCCTCGGACGAGGAGGTGGCGCGCCTCCTACGGCGGACGAAGAAGCCCGTCATCCTTGCCGTCAACAAGATCGACAGCTTTGATCGCGAGTCACTGATCTACGATTTTTATGCGCTGGGACTAGGCGACCCGATTCCCATCTCCGCGTCGAATGCGATGAATCTCGGCGATCTGCTCGATGCAATCGTTGCGGCATTCCCCGAGGAGATCAGCGACGGCGCTGAGTCCGACGAGATTGCAATCGCCGTTGTCGGCCGCCCGAACGTCGGCAAGTCCTCGCTTGTGAATCGTCTGCTCGGCGAGGAACGTGTCATCGTCAGCGACGTGCCCGGGACGACGCGGGATGCGATCGACACGCATTTCACGCGGGACGGCGTGAAGTATCTGCTCATCGATACGGCGGGGATGCGCCGCAAGGGGAAGATCACTCTGCCCGTGGAGCGCTACAGTGTCATGCGTTCCCTGCGCGCAATCGACCGTGCGGGCGTGGTGCTCATGGTCATCAACGCCGCCGAGGGAATTCTCGAGCAGGATACGAAGATTGCGGGATACGTCCACGAGTCTGGCAAGGGTGTCATCATTGTCGTGAACAAATGGGATATATTCCCGGAGAAACACGATAAGTCGACGCTCCGCTTCACGGATGATCTGCGCGAGAAACTGGGCTTCCTGCAATATGCACCTGTGCTCTATACATCGGCACTCACGGGACAGCGCGTCGAGCGCGTGACGGAGCTGGTCAAATACGTTGCGGAGCAGCAGTCCATGCGCATCAAGACGAGCGTGCTCAACGAACTCATCCGCGATGCGGTCTCGGTCAATCCACCGCCGACGAAGAAGGGCAAGCAGCTAAAGATCCTCTTTGTCACACAGGTGGGAATTGCGCCGCCGACGTTCATCGTATTTGTGAACGATCCCGAGCTCATGCACTTCTCCTACCTGCGCTTCATTGAGAACCGTCTGCGTGAGAGCTTTGGCTTCGAGGGAACGCCGCTGCGCCTTGTCGTACGTGCACGCAAGGAGGAGGAATAA
- a CDS encoding histidine phosphatase family protein, whose product MTEIIIIRHGETEWNKTGRFQGHSDVPLSAEGRTQAAALGKNLIVDHVDAIYASDLTRAMETAAPLAARFGLPVISDPQLRELNFGAWEGRNFNDVNAENPNAMKNFYTDPEQADIPESEPFPEFQRRVAGRVREIVAHERGKRVVIVSHGASIRILLADLLSMPIRSIWHLSQLNTAVNKIRFEDDGFAVVTLMNDTSHLRVGDAQ is encoded by the coding sequence ATGACAGAAATCATCATCATACGCCACGGGGAGACGGAGTGGAACAAGACGGGACGCTTTCAGGGGCATTCGGATGTACCGCTCTCGGCGGAGGGACGCACACAGGCGGCGGCGCTCGGAAAAAATCTTATTGTCGATCATGTGGATGCAATCTATGCGAGCGACCTCACGCGTGCGATGGAAACGGCGGCGCCGCTTGCGGCACGGTTCGGGCTGCCCGTCATTTCGGATCCGCAGCTGCGCGAGCTGAACTTCGGGGCGTGGGAGGGGCGCAACTTCAACGATGTCAACGCCGAGAATCCCAATGCCATGAAGAATTTTTACACCGATCCGGAGCAGGCGGACATTCCTGAGAGCGAACCGTTTCCGGAGTTTCAGCGGCGCGTCGCGGGGCGCGTGCGTGAGATCGTCGCACACGAGCGCGGGAAGCGCGTTGTGATCGTCTCGCATGGCGCATCCATCCGCATCCTGCTCGCTGATCTTCTCTCCATGCCGATCCGCTCCATCTGGCATCTCTCTCAGCTCAATACGGCGGTCAATAAGATTCGCTTCGAGGACGACGGCTTTGCCGTAGTCACTCTGATGAATGATACCTCTCATCTACGTGTGGGGGATGCGCAGTGA
- a CDS encoding homoserine dehydrogenase, with translation MNTIKIALLGAGTVGSGVVRTLAMNADTITGRSGTHIEITKILVRDAKKHRPEAEGIALTDNFDEILNDTEISVVVEVMGGLTPAKDYMLRAMAAGKHVVTANKDVIAEHLAELYAAAAENNVDFLYEASVGGGIPIIKPLKECLTANSISEIMGVVNGTTNYMLTKMTEKHVSYDAVLRRAQEKGYAEANPSADVDGLDAARKAAILASLAFDTVIGFEDVSVEGISHITEDDIEYGLNLGYVIKLLAVGRNTEEGIDVRVHPVFLPKTHPLASVNGVFNAIFVRGNVLGDAMFYGRGAGSLPTASAVVADIIEIARDIVSGTTGRMKYKIGERKKLCPVEKTKSSYYLRLVVADEPGVLGEIATTFGRAGVSLKSVIQARWTETGDAEIVAVTHVVTHAAASAAVEALEALPVVREVRSLIRVADGQEDLL, from the coding sequence GTGAATACGATAAAGATTGCACTTCTCGGGGCAGGAACTGTTGGTTCTGGTGTCGTGCGTACGCTTGCGATGAATGCGGATACGATTACGGGACGCAGCGGCACACATATTGAGATTACAAAGATTCTCGTGCGCGATGCAAAAAAACATCGTCCCGAGGCTGAGGGCATTGCACTCACGGATAATTTTGACGAGATCCTGAATGATACGGAGATTTCGGTTGTCGTCGAGGTGATGGGCGGACTTACGCCTGCAAAGGACTATATGTTACGCGCGATGGCGGCGGGCAAGCACGTTGTCACGGCGAATAAGGATGTCATTGCAGAGCACCTTGCCGAGCTTTATGCTGCTGCGGCTGAGAACAATGTTGACTTCCTCTATGAGGCGAGTGTCGGCGGTGGCATTCCCATCATCAAGCCGCTGAAGGAGTGTCTGACAGCAAACAGCATCTCGGAGATTATGGGCGTTGTCAACGGTACAACGAACTACATGCTGACGAAGATGACCGAAAAGCACGTCAGCTATGATGCCGTCCTGCGACGTGCCCAGGAAAAGGGCTATGCGGAGGCAAATCCCTCGGCGGATGTGGATGGTCTCGATGCTGCGCGCAAGGCTGCAATCCTTGCTTCACTTGCCTTTGATACGGTCATCGGTTTCGAAGATGTCTCCGTTGAGGGCATTTCGCATATCACCGAGGATGACATAGAGTACGGACTCAACCTCGGCTACGTCATCAAACTCCTCGCGGTTGGTCGCAATACGGAGGAGGGAATCGACGTCCGCGTCCACCCCGTTTTCCTGCCGAAGACGCATCCGCTTGCCTCGGTGAACGGGGTGTTCAACGCGATCTTTGTGCGCGGCAATGTGCTCGGTGATGCGATGTTCTACGGACGCGGTGCAGGTTCGCTCCCTACGGCTTCGGCGGTGGTTGCGGACATCATCGAGATTGCGCGTGATATTGTGTCCGGTACGACGGGTCGCATGAAGTACAAGATCGGGGAGAGAAAAAAGCTCTGTCCCGTGGAAAAGACGAAGTCCTCCTACTATCTGCGTCTCGTTGTTGCAGACGAGCCGGGTGTGCTCGGAGAGATTGCAACGACATTCGGGCGTGCGGGGGTCAGCCTCAAGTCCGTGATTCAGGCGCGTTGGACGGAGACTGGGGATGCAGAGATCGTCGCCGTGACCCATGTCGTCACCCATGCAGCGGCATCTGCAGCAGTAGAGGCACTCGAGGCGCTCCCCGTCGTACGTGAGGTGCGCAGCTTGATCCGCGTTGCAGACGGGCAGGAGGATCTGCTATGA
- the crcB gene encoding fluoride efflux transporter CrcB, protein MNILAVGLGGALGAVCRYLLGQVIPKLGSGFPLATFAVNIIGCFAIGLVVGIAGRHGDIDPRLILFLQTGICGGFTTFSTFSLETLTFIEEGRLAIGILYIVLSVLLGLIALLAARNFVSGSYL, encoded by the coding sequence GTGAACATCCTTGCGGTCGGGCTTGGCGGTGCACTTGGCGCCGTTTGCCGCTATCTCCTCGGACAGGTCATTCCGAAACTCGGCAGCGGATTTCCGCTCGCCACATTCGCCGTCAATATCATCGGATGCTTTGCAATCGGTCTTGTCGTCGGCATTGCGGGCAGGCACGGCGATATCGATCCGCGCCTCATCCTCTTTTTGCAGACGGGCATCTGCGGCGGCTTTACAACATTTTCTACGTTCTCACTGGAAACCCTGACCTTCATCGAGGAGGGGCGGCTCGCAATCGGCATTCTCTACATCGTTTTGAGTGTTCTCCTCGGACTCATTGCCCTCCTCGCGGCGAGAAATTTTGTCAGTGGATCGTACTTGTGA